Proteins from a single region of Rhodobacteraceae bacterium LMO-JJ12:
- a CDS encoding peptide ABC transporter substrate-binding protein, which yields MKTKTLLLGAAASFVMAPAAMAERGSDGQVNVIYWQAPSIMNPYLSSGTKDIEAASLTIEPLGRYDQDGALVPYLAEEIPTVENGGVSEDLTMITWKLKPGLKWSDGSPVTSADVKFTGDYCMHPEGGCAQLAKFEGVTNIEAIDDLTVKVTFAEPKPNPYGPFMGAQSPIIQAAQFADCLGSKAPECTSANFSPIGTGPFVVDEFKPNDVITMSANPNYRDPAKPAFATLTLKGGGDATAAGRAVLETGEFDYAWNLQLAPDVIAKMAEGGKGKTVAAFGSLVERIEMNMTDPSPDLPEGERATAKHPHPILSDIRVRKALSMAIDRDLLVEVGYGQAGRATCNLVPAPAIYASDNTDCLTQDIEGAKALLEEAGWTDSDGDGVRDKDGKKLALLYQTSTNAVRQDFQALIKQWWQEIGVETELRNINASVFFGGDPGSPDTFQKFYADVEMYANNFDGTDPESYLSQHTCDKAPKPEAQWQGENINRFCDPAYDEMVAELGRTGSLEERGRIARKLNEMLTKDSYVVVPLVDRGRVSAHSNSLGGVVLNTWDSELWNVADWYRVK from the coding sequence ATGAAGACGAAAACCCTGCTACTCGGCGCTGCCGCCTCGTTCGTTATGGCCCCGGCGGCCATGGCCGAGCGTGGCTCAGACGGACAAGTCAATGTCATCTACTGGCAAGCCCCATCGATCATGAACCCATATCTTTCCAGCGGAACCAAGGACATAGAAGCCGCAAGCCTGACAATTGAACCCCTCGGTCGCTATGATCAAGACGGCGCACTTGTTCCCTATCTGGCCGAGGAAATCCCGACCGTTGAAAACGGCGGTGTCAGCGAAGACCTGACGATGATCACGTGGAAACTGAAGCCCGGCCTCAAGTGGTCCGACGGTTCGCCCGTCACATCGGCAGACGTGAAATTCACCGGCGATTACTGCATGCACCCCGAAGGTGGCTGTGCCCAACTGGCGAAATTCGAAGGTGTCACCAACATCGAGGCGATCGATGATTTGACCGTCAAAGTGACTTTCGCCGAACCCAAGCCCAACCCCTATGGGCCATTCATGGGCGCGCAATCGCCTATTATTCAGGCAGCACAATTCGCCGATTGCCTCGGCTCCAAAGCCCCGGAATGCACCTCGGCCAACTTTAGCCCCATCGGCACCGGCCCGTTTGTCGTGGACGAGTTCAAGCCAAATGACGTGATTACCATGTCGGCTAACCCGAACTATCGCGATCCGGCCAAACCAGCCTTTGCCACACTGACCCTGAAAGGCGGCGGCGATGCCACGGCGGCGGGTCGTGCCGTTCTGGAAACCGGTGAATTCGACTATGCGTGGAACTTGCAACTCGCACCCGATGTTATCGCCAAGATGGCCGAAGGCGGCAAGGGCAAGACCGTGGCGGCCTTTGGTTCGCTGGTCGAGCGGATCGAAATGAACATGACCGATCCGTCGCCCGACCTTCCCGAAGGTGAGCGTGCGACTGCCAAACACCCCCACCCGATCCTCAGCGACATTCGTGTGCGCAAGGCGCTGTCAATGGCGATCGACCGTGATCTTCTGGTCGAAGTGGGCTATGGTCAGGCGGGACGCGCAACCTGTAATCTGGTGCCCGCACCGGCAATCTATGCCTCCGACAACACCGACTGCTTGACCCAGGACATCGAAGGCGCAAAGGCGCTTCTCGAAGAAGCGGGTTGGACCGACAGCGATGGCGATGGTGTCCGCGACAAGGACGGCAAAAAGCTCGCCCTGCTCTATCAAACCTCGACCAACGCCGTGCGTCAGGATTTTCAGGCCCTGATCAAGCAGTGGTGGCAAGAAATCGGTGTCGAAACCGAACTGCGTAATATCAACGCTTCAGTGTTCTTCGGTGGTGACCCGGGCTCGCCCGACACCTTCCAGAAGTTCTATGCCGACGTCGAAATGTATGCCAATAACTTCGATGGCACAGACCCGGAAAGCTATCTGTCTCAGCATACCTGCGACAAAGCCCCCAAGCCAGAAGCGCAATGGCAGGGCGAGAACATCAACCGTTTCTGCGATCCGGCCTATGATGAAATGGTCGCCGAACTCGGCCGCACCGGCTCGCTGGAAGAGCGTGGCAGAATCGCGCGTAAACTCAACGAGATGCTGACCAAAGACAGCTACGTCGTTGTGCCGCTGGTTGATCGTGGCCGTGTATCGGCCCATTCCAACTCGCTGGGTGGTGTTGTTCTCAACACATGGGACAGCGAATTGTGGAACGTTGCCGATTGGTATCGTGTCAAGTAA